One Flavobacterium sp. 90 DNA segment encodes these proteins:
- a CDS encoding NAD-dependent epimerase/dehydratase family protein codes for MVLVTGGTGLVGAHLLLHLIENGENVRAIYRNSNTIQKAKSVFELYKKADLFEKIHWLEADILDIPSLEIAFIDIEYVYHCAALISFDPKNEDSLRKTNIEGTANMVNFSLAKGIKKFCFVSSIAALGDLAPHEAYITEETDWNPEKPHSDYAISKYGAEMEVWRAVQEGLDIIIINPGVILGPIPKDKNDIHGSAELYSKVANGLSFYTLGNTGFIAVNDVVKIARDLMKSDIRNERFTLIADNIVFRDILNTIADTLKVKKPTIHAKPFLMNFLWIADGIFSTLFFQKRSITKATAKASYSKNLYSNEKIKTALEGTVFSDIHRYIQEVSKL; via the coding sequence ATGGTATTAGTAACTGGAGGTACAGGTTTAGTAGGCGCACATTTATTGCTTCATTTAATTGAAAATGGAGAAAACGTTCGGGCTATTTACCGAAATTCAAATACGATCCAAAAGGCCAAATCAGTTTTTGAATTGTACAAAAAAGCTGATCTATTCGAAAAAATCCATTGGCTTGAAGCCGATATTCTAGACATTCCTTCTCTGGAAATTGCTTTTATTGATATCGAATATGTTTATCATTGTGCCGCTTTAATTTCATTTGACCCAAAAAATGAAGATTCACTTCGAAAAACCAATATTGAAGGAACAGCCAATATGGTCAATTTTTCTTTGGCTAAAGGCATAAAGAAATTTTGCTTTGTAAGTTCGATCGCCGCTTTAGGAGATTTAGCGCCACATGAAGCTTATATAACCGAAGAAACAGATTGGAATCCGGAGAAACCTCACAGCGATTATGCGATTTCTAAATATGGCGCTGAAATGGAAGTTTGGCGCGCCGTTCAGGAAGGATTAGATATTATAATTATAAATCCAGGCGTAATTTTAGGACCAATTCCTAAAGACAAAAATGACATCCACGGAAGTGCAGAACTATATTCAAAAGTAGCCAACGGACTTTCTTTTTATACTTTAGGAAACACTGGCTTTATAGCAGTAAATGATGTTGTAAAAATAGCCCGAGACTTGATGAAAAGCGACATTAGAAACGAGCGTTTTACATTGATTGCTGACAATATTGTTTTCAGAGATATTTTAAACACAATTGCAGATACTCTAAAAGTTAAGAAACCTACGATTCACGCAAAACCATTCCTAATGAATTTCCTTTGGATTGCTGACGGAATATTTTCGACTCTATTTTTCCAGAAAAGAAGCATTACCAAAGCAACCGCAAAAGCTTCTTATTCCAAGAATTTATATTCTAATGAAAAAATAAAAACCGCCCTAGAAGGAACGGTTTTTTCAGATATACATCGATATATACAAGAAGTTTCGAAGTTGTAA